One bacterium DNA window includes the following coding sequences:
- a CDS encoding DUF2892 domain-containing protein: protein MLEKTIRVIAGTFVLISLALGYWVHPNWLFFTAFVGINLIQSSFTGWCLMETILKKTVFR, encoded by the coding sequence ATGTTAGAAAAAACCATTCGTGTTATCGCCGGTACTTTCGTACTGATCAGTCTGGCCTTAGGTTATTGGGTTCATCCCAACTGGCTGTTCTTTACGGCGTTCGTAGGTATCAATCTCATCCAATCATCATTTACCGGATGGTGTTTGATGGAAACGATTTTGAAAAAAACGGTATTCCGTTGA
- a CDS encoding efflux RND transporter permease subunit — MSLSAICIRRPVLAIVMNIVIVLFGAIAFSYLGVREFPSIDPPIINVRTSYTGANAEVIETQITEPLEKAINGIAGIRTITSSSNQGTSNITVEFTLDVNLETAANDVRDKVSQAVRQLPQDIDAPPVVTKADANSDAIISMTVESTTKNQLQLSDFAENVIAERLQTIPGVSSVQIWGQKRYAMRIWMDPAKLSAFGLTPLDIRNALDRENIEAPSGKISGDATELVVRTIGKLITEDDFNNLIISSTGERTVRLKDLGYARLGPENEETILRQSGVPMVGCAIIPQPGSNYIEIADEFYKRFEQLKKDLPKDFSLNIALDNTRFVKRSVAEVQETLLIAIALVVLIVFLFFRDWIVAVRPLIDIPVSLIGAFFIMYTMDFSINILTLLAVVLATGLVVDDGIVVTENIYKKIEEGLSPMEAAFKGSAEIFFAVISTSITLAAVFLPIIFLEGFVGRLFREFGIVIAGAVLISAFVSLTLTPMLSSRLFRRQQKHTRFYELTEPFFAGMIQAYSNSLHAFMKRRWLALAVLVVSVLLIFVVGKQLQSELSPLEDRSFIRFQVTAPEGSSFDYTDNFMFNMVQLVNDSVPEKRIFLTVTAPGFAGTGAVNSAFGRLVLIEPDERKRSQQEIAAKLTNYTRKYSEARTFIVQEQTISASGGGARGGLPVQYVLQAPNFERLKEVLPKFMEEVAKEPTFQGFDANLKFNRPELQITIDRDRARSLGVSVLDVGQTLRLALSGQRFGYFVMNGKQYQIIGQVNRRDRDEPLDLKSLYVRNRTGELIQMDNLVKVSEQSGPPQLYHYNRYSSATVSAGLAPGKTIGDGIEAMDRIAKKVLDDSFSTALAGASRDFSESSSNILFAFILALVLIYLVLAAQFESFVDPFIIMLTVPMALAGAILSLWWFQQTLNIFSQIGIIMLIGLVTKNGILIVEFANQLREKGKNKMDSILEASVLRFRPILMTSLATVLGAVPIALALGAGSISRIAMGIVIIGGVIFSLILTLYVIPAIYSYMKHEHKPGQETNIAPLQQTESLSKEHV, encoded by the coding sequence ATGAGTCTTTCAGCGATTTGTATTCGTCGCCCGGTACTTGCGATAGTGATGAATATCGTCATCGTGCTTTTTGGCGCGATCGCTTTCAGCTATCTTGGCGTTCGCGAATTCCCCTCCATTGATCCGCCGATCATCAATGTTCGTACGTCCTATACCGGCGCCAATGCGGAAGTCATCGAAACGCAAATCACCGAACCTTTGGAAAAAGCCATCAATGGTATAGCGGGTATCCGTACGATCACATCTTCCAGCAATCAAGGCACCAGCAATATTACGGTCGAATTTACACTGGATGTGAATCTTGAGACGGCGGCTAATGATGTCCGCGATAAGGTTTCGCAAGCCGTGCGGCAACTTCCGCAAGATATTGATGCCCCGCCGGTAGTAACCAAAGCCGACGCCAATTCGGATGCCATCATTTCGATGACGGTAGAAAGCACGACCAAAAATCAATTGCAGCTCAGTGATTTTGCGGAAAACGTCATTGCCGAGCGACTTCAGACGATTCCCGGTGTGAGCAGTGTACAGATCTGGGGGCAAAAACGTTATGCGATGCGTATCTGGATGGACCCGGCCAAACTTTCAGCTTTCGGATTGACCCCTTTGGATATACGCAATGCATTGGATCGGGAAAACATCGAAGCGCCGAGCGGAAAAATTTCCGGCGATGCTACCGAACTCGTCGTACGAACTATCGGTAAATTGATCACCGAAGATGATTTTAATAATCTCATCATTTCTTCGACGGGTGAACGCACCGTGCGCCTTAAGGATCTTGGTTACGCGCGGCTTGGACCTGAAAATGAAGAAACGATTTTGCGCCAATCGGGTGTGCCGATGGTCGGATGTGCGATTATTCCCCAGCCGGGTTCGAATTACATAGAAATCGCGGACGAGTTTTACAAACGTTTTGAGCAACTCAAAAAAGATCTGCCTAAAGATTTTTCGCTCAATATCGCTCTGGATAATACGCGTTTTGTCAAACGTTCCGTTGCGGAAGTACAAGAAACGTTATTGATCGCGATTGCGCTTGTCGTACTCATCGTATTTTTGTTTTTCCGCGATTGGATCGTAGCGGTTCGCCCTTTGATTGATATTCCGGTTTCACTCATCGGTGCGTTTTTTATTATGTATACGATGGACTTCTCCATCAATATTCTCACGCTGCTTGCCGTCGTATTGGCCACAGGGCTTGTGGTGGATGACGGTATCGTCGTAACGGAAAATATTTATAAAAAAATCGAAGAAGGCCTTTCGCCGATGGAAGCGGCGTTTAAAGGTTCAGCCGAAATTTTCTTCGCCGTTATTTCTACGTCCATCACGCTCGCCGCGGTTTTTTTGCCGATCATTTTTTTAGAAGGTTTTGTAGGACGCCTTTTTCGCGAATTTGGCATTGTGATCGCGGGTGCCGTATTGATTTCTGCATTTGTATCGCTGACGCTCACACCGATGTTGAGTTCGCGCCTCTTTCGTCGCCAGCAAAAGCATACGCGCTTTTATGAGTTGACGGAGCCTTTTTTTGCAGGGATGATACAGGCGTATAGTAATTCGTTGCATGCTTTTATGAAACGTCGCTGGTTAGCGTTGGCTGTTCTGGTCGTGTCGGTGCTTTTGATTTTCGTCGTGGGAAAACAATTGCAATCCGAACTTTCGCCGCTCGAAGATCGCAGTTTCATACGTTTTCAGGTGACCGCACCGGAGGGTTCATCCTTTGATTATACCGATAATTTTATGTTCAATATGGTGCAGTTAGTCAATGATTCTGTACCGGAAAAGCGCATCTTTTTGACCGTAACGGCGCCGGGGTTTGCAGGTACGGGTGCCGTTAATTCAGCGTTCGGGCGATTGGTGTTGATTGAGCCTGACGAACGCAAACGATCACAACAGGAGATTGCGGCTAAGCTCACCAACTATACACGCAAGTATTCGGAAGCGCGTACGTTTATCGTGCAGGAACAAACGATCTCAGCGTCGGGCGGCGGTGCGCGCGGCGGTCTGCCGGTGCAATATGTACTGCAAGCACCGAATTTCGAGCGCCTCAAAGAAGTATTGCCGAAATTTATGGAAGAAGTGGCCAAAGAGCCGACGTTTCAGGGTTTTGATGCCAATCTTAAATTTAATCGCCCTGAATTGCAGATCACGATTGATCGCGATCGTGCCCGTAGTCTTGGTGTTTCGGTGTTAGATGTAGGGCAGACGCTTCGCCTGGCGCTGAGTGGCCAGCGGTTTGGTTATTTTGTAATGAACGGGAAACAATATCAGATCATAGGGCAAGTTAATCGCCGGGATCGCGACGAACCGCTGGATTTGAAATCATTGTACGTACGCAACCGTACGGGCGAACTGATACAGATGGACAATCTGGTCAAAGTCAGCGAGCAAAGCGGTCCGCCGCAATTGTATCATTACAATCGTTATTCCTCCGCGACCGTATCGGCGGGACTTGCGCCGGGAAAAACCATCGGTGACGGCATCGAAGCGATGGATCGCATCGCCAAAAAGGTGCTTGATGATTCGTTTTCTACTGCATTGGCGGGGGCTTCGCGGGATTTTTCAGAAAGCTCTTCCAATATTTTATTTGCATTCATTTTGGCACTGGTACTCATTTACCTTGTGCTGGCCGCACAATTTGAAAGTTTTGTGGATCCTTTTATTATCATGCTGACGGTACCGATGGCGCTTGCCGGCGCGATTTTGTCGCTGTGGTGGTTTCAGCAAACACTGAATATATTTAGTCAGATCGGCATTATCATGCTGATCGGTCTCGTGACAAAAAACGGAATTCTGATCGTCGAATTTGCCAATCAGCTTCGTGAAAAAGGGAAAAACAAAATGGATTCGATTTTAGAGGCGTCCGTGCTGCGTTTCAGACCGATTTTGATGACCAGTCTTGCTACGGTGCTTGGTGCCGTTCCGATCGCTTTAGCGCTAGGCGCAGGTTCGATTAGCCGAATTGCCATGGGTATTGTGATTATAGGCGGTGTGATTTTTTCGCTGATTCTGACTCTGTATGTGATTCCTGCGATTTATTCTTATATGAAGCATGAGCACAAGCCCGGTCAGGAAACAAATATCGCTCCATTGCAACAAACAGAATCGTTATCAAAGGAGCATGTATAG
- a CDS encoding efflux RND transporter periplasmic adaptor subunit → MAIKKYLFWGILAGIVIWLTVSRLLKEATSSPGGGNRGGGGNAPMMIKAKIIKPQTLANKIQSTGSVIANEEVELRSEVSGRVVRVYFREGSIINKHDLLIKINDAELTAQLERAESKRKLAESNEVRQRGLFEKNLASQNDYDIALNELNVAKADIELIKAQISKTEIRAPFNGMIGLKYVSEGSYITPTTRIASLQNMDAIKLDFSIPEKYSGAVRVGDDIEYRIEGSDKLYKGKVFAVEPKIELATRTLQLRAISTQIDQRVLPGAFANITLILRDIPGALMIPTEALMPELKSQRVYVYKSGTAVSQKVETGIRTDVDVQITSGIAPNDTIIITGLMQLRNGLPVRISDLIQ, encoded by the coding sequence ATGGCCATTAAGAAATACTTGTTTTGGGGTATATTAGCAGGGATTGTGATTTGGCTGACCGTAAGCCGTCTTCTGAAGGAGGCGACTTCTTCACCGGGCGGAGGAAATCGCGGCGGTGGCGGCAATGCGCCGATGATGATCAAAGCTAAAATCATCAAGCCGCAAACTTTGGCTAATAAAATTCAGTCCACCGGGTCCGTCATTGCCAACGAAGAAGTCGAATTACGCAGTGAAGTTTCCGGGCGTGTGGTGCGGGTTTATTTTCGTGAAGGTAGTATTATCAATAAGCATGATCTTTTAATAAAAATCAACGATGCCGAACTGACAGCCCAACTGGAGCGCGCGGAGTCTAAACGCAAATTGGCCGAATCCAATGAAGTGCGTCAACGCGGGCTTTTTGAAAAGAATTTGGCCAGTCAAAATGATTATGACATAGCGCTCAATGAACTCAATGTAGCCAAAGCGGATATTGAATTGATCAAAGCACAAATTTCCAAAACGGAGATTCGAGCGCCGTTCAACGGTATGATCGGTTTGAAATATGTCAGCGAAGGCAGCTATATCACACCGACAACTCGTATCGCCAGTCTACAAAATATGGATGCGATCAAACTGGATTTCTCCATTCCAGAAAAATATTCCGGCGCCGTACGTGTAGGCGATGATATTGAGTACCGGATTGAAGGTTCGGATAAATTATATAAAGGCAAAGTATTTGCCGTCGAACCGAAAATCGAGTTGGCCACACGCACGCTGCAACTGCGTGCTATTTCGACTCAGATTGACCAGCGCGTTTTGCCGGGCGCTTTTGCAAATATCACTTTGATCCTGCGCGATATTCCTGGCGCGCTGATGATACCGACGGAAGCGCTCATGCCGGAACTGAAAAGCCAACGTGTGTATGTCTATAAATCCGGAACCGCCGTTTCTCAAAAAGTTGAAACCGGCATTCGTACCGATGTGGATGTTCAGATTACAAGCGGTATTGCTCCGAATGACACAATCATCATCACAGGACTTATGCAATTGCGCAATGGTCTCCCGGTTCGCATCAGCGATCTGATTCAGTAA
- a CDS encoding carboxymuconolactone decarboxylase family protein, protein MADRYKQFTEYRQKMNERILAEDNKVIKRFFGLDTLTYQDGALNIKTKEMLGLVASLVLRCDDCIAYHINKSKEAGVTREEMFEVFSVGLVVGGSIVIPHLRRAVEFLDEVERIETTEPHLHGH, encoded by the coding sequence ATGGCGGATCGTTACAAACAATTTACCGAATACCGGCAGAAAATGAATGAACGTATTCTGGCGGAGGATAACAAGGTCATCAAACGGTTTTTCGGGCTTGATACGTTGACGTATCAGGACGGAGCGTTGAATATAAAAACCAAAGAAATGCTCGGCCTTGTCGCGTCGCTTGTATTGCGCTGCGATGACTGTATCGCTTACCATATCAATAAATCCAAAGAAGCGGGCGTGACTCGCGAAGAAATGTTTGAAGTGTTCAGCGTCGGATTGGTGGTGGGCGGTTCCATCGTGATACCGCATCTCCGCCGGGCGGTTGAATTTTTAGATGAAGTCGAACGTATCGAAACCACGGAGCCGCATTTGCATGGCCATTAA
- a CDS encoding TonB-dependent receptor, giving the protein MLYRTVKKALLFVAVPLFCINNDFLLNAQTTSDSLHLSSTDTTTIRPDSVMVKPFPYRSVQHFFEKIDTTENIQRGESSFWYTILTHDSLLHYYHEDFADMLMQITGTYLHDQGSYGKPISVAWSGLSNRHVLILLDGMPLTEPDWGWSNLNYVSLETIDRIEVFRGNASVRYGAQAATGYINIVLRQADADKPLTSLKFRSVFDDFRDVGVFFGRNFGSRVQTYVGGSSRGTPGEQLAIGLSGGTLANFNSTRYSGKNIFFGGKVLMHENIALQIHRQIYTDRYDAYGRDRDPLKDEFDFSTRGAERKDERDDWQARLVVNNKTHMWTAEYQNTDIVRRSTGFTYRLVPRYYGVKNQTYRTRYAGDIGIWSPVVGAAYDRTSFDTLNTRFDTFRMTSLFAENTFRWASWTAVMGVRYDHHSVYDGGMTWTASVAYPIQKKLTLRADVGSTVVFPSLHDEMIHTTSLYSDAFADGYTRSYFFPKDSLSLLPVTRIRTISGTMAHRSSGRGLTVSATIYTNFIKGGTYYTPVHVHTDTERVVPKTKSSGRTWGFDVEASHPFSFTTWTLRQSVSQGDQVFRNGTPWYRASLTGYGEKMVFQNNMRLTGTITASYWNKPTGYTFQDAPTMYFVPTTSNRSGGFLFFARVSAYVGDLQIFYEAENIFRNRFELMDGYAVTPQQWRFGLVWKLYN; this is encoded by the coding sequence ATGCTTTATAGGACAGTCAAAAAGGCACTGCTCTTTGTAGCGGTGCCTCTATTTTGCATCAATAACGATTTCCTTCTTAACGCACAAACGACCTCCGATAGCCTCCATTTATCCTCGACAGACACTACTACGATTCGGCCCGATTCGGTGATGGTCAAACCGTTTCCTTATCGTTCGGTTCAACATTTTTTTGAAAAAATAGATACGACGGAAAACATTCAGCGTGGGGAATCTTCATTCTGGTATACGATTTTGACGCATGATTCGCTGCTGCATTATTATCACGAAGATTTTGCCGACATGCTGATGCAAATAACCGGAACCTATTTACACGATCAGGGTAGTTATGGTAAACCCATCTCGGTAGCGTGGTCGGGATTATCCAATCGTCATGTATTGATATTGCTCGACGGTATGCCGCTCACGGAACCGGACTGGGGTTGGAGTAATCTGAATTATGTAAGCCTTGAAACCATTGATCGTATCGAGGTATTTCGGGGTAATGCATCGGTGCGATATGGCGCGCAAGCCGCAACCGGATATATCAATATCGTGTTGCGTCAAGCGGATGCGGACAAACCGCTCACATCACTCAAGTTTCGTTCGGTGTTTGATGATTTTCGCGATGTGGGTGTATTTTTCGGGCGAAATTTTGGCTCGCGCGTACAGACGTATGTCGGCGGTTCCAGCCGCGGCACGCCCGGTGAGCAGCTCGCTATCGGTCTTAGCGGAGGCACCTTAGCTAATTTTAACAGTACCCGGTACTCCGGAAAAAACATTTTTTTCGGCGGTAAAGTACTGATGCATGAAAACATTGCGTTGCAGATTCATCGCCAAATCTATACAGACCGATACGATGCCTATGGACGAGATCGTGATCCGCTAAAGGATGAATTTGATTTTTCAACACGCGGCGCAGAACGCAAAGATGAACGCGATGATTGGCAGGCACGTTTAGTTGTAAATAATAAAACGCATATGTGGACGGCTGAATATCAAAACACGGATATCGTGCGCCGCTCCACGGGATTTACGTATCGTTTAGTTCCACGCTACTACGGAGTAAAAAATCAAACCTACCGTACGCGGTATGCGGGCGATATTGGGATTTGGTCGCCCGTAGTCGGCGCAGCGTATGATCGAACATCGTTTGATACGCTTAACACACGTTTTGATACATTTCGGATGACTTCGTTATTTGCGGAAAATACATTTCGATGGGCATCATGGACTGCAGTGATGGGTGTGCGCTATGATCATCATTCGGTATATGATGGCGGGATGACGTGGACAGCGTCTGTGGCGTATCCTATACAAAAGAAATTAACCCTTCGCGCTGATGTCGGAAGTACCGTTGTTTTTCCATCGTTGCATGACGAAATGATACATACGACATCGTTGTATTCGGATGCGTTTGCTGACGGATATACCCGCAGTTATTTTTTTCCAAAGGATTCACTTAGTTTACTTCCGGTGACGCGTATTCGCACGATCTCCGGTACCATGGCCCATCGTTCATCGGGTCGAGGTTTGACCGTGTCCGCTACGATTTATACCAACTTTATTAAAGGCGGTACGTATTATACACCGGTTCACGTTCATACCGACACCGAACGGGTAGTACCTAAAACCAAGTCCAGCGGAAGAACATGGGGATTCGATGTTGAAGCGTCCCATCCGTTTTCTTTTACGACGTGGACACTGCGCCAATCCGTCAGCCAGGGTGATCAGGTGTTTCGCAACGGGACACCGTGGTATCGGGCATCGCTGACCGGTTATGGCGAAAAAATGGTGTTTCAAAACAATATGCGTCTAACGGGTACAATAACGGCGTCGTACTGGAATAAGCCGACAGGGTACACGTTTCAAGATGCACCGACGATGTATTTTGTGCCGACAACATCTAACCGATCGGGAGGGTTTCTTTTTTTTGCGCGCGTATCGGCGTATGTTGGCGACTTGCAGATTTTTTATGAAGCGGAAAATATTTTTAGAAACCGCTTCGAACTTATGGATGGTTATGCTGTAACGCCGCAGCAATGGCGTTTTGGTTTGGTGTGGAAACTATACAATTGA
- a CDS encoding sodium:solute symporter family protein, protein MNLFLLVITVYVLVLIGIGIYKSFQIKSQDDFMVAGRSVSMWFLVGTLVCTWVGSGTLFGSAGLSFRDGFSALWMSAGAWVGIVCVYFLAGRVRKIAEYTVPDILEKRYNATARILGTITIVIAYMSIAGYQFKGGGRLLNIITRTDPHNAATGLDPFVGAMITCGVVVLFTLLAGMVSIIAADLVNGLIITISVIIGVPLLLFGSDIGSWNFVTETLPNDHFTALGTHNAWWVIGIFFPTFFLLMGESSIYQKFFAARDEATAKKAVIGMVIGVLFVEGMLCLLSIIGSAKHWSNPIFKTPDGGIDPSMSETVVLHIARFDLPEVAGALLMAAAVAIILSTANTFLMIPSTNITRDIYQRFINPQADQKTIITMQRVLIVVIALAAFLLATQFQTILAMAFTAYTMVGAGITPVLLASFLWKRVTPQGGVASMVASMIVTVGITVANAVMDQPLLEADYIIIPAIVSSLGCLIFVSLMTKPSPEEKYAPFMSAGQ, encoded by the coding sequence ATGAATCTTTTTCTCTTAGTCATAACAGTGTATGTGCTGGTGCTGATCGGCATCGGAATTTACAAAAGCTTTCAGATCAAAAGCCAAGACGACTTCATGGTAGCCGGCCGCAGTGTTTCCATGTGGTTTTTGGTCGGTACACTTGTCTGCACGTGGGTCGGTTCAGGGACGCTTTTCGGAAGCGCAGGGTTGTCGTTTCGCGACGGGTTTTCGGCGCTATGGATGTCAGCCGGTGCGTGGGTAGGTATCGTGTGTGTTTATTTTCTTGCGGGTCGCGTTCGCAAAATCGCAGAATATACCGTGCCTGATATTTTGGAAAAACGGTACAATGCGACGGCGCGCATCCTCGGAACGATCACCATCGTCATTGCCTATATGTCCATCGCGGGTTATCAATTTAAAGGCGGCGGACGTTTACTCAACATAATCACCCGTACGGACCCGCACAATGCAGCGACCGGACTTGATCCTTTCGTCGGCGCTATGATCACATGCGGTGTCGTCGTACTGTTTACATTATTGGCCGGCATGGTGTCTATCATCGCGGCCGATCTTGTTAATGGATTGATCATCACGATTTCGGTTATCATCGGTGTTCCTTTGTTGTTGTTTGGCAGTGATATCGGCAGTTGGAATTTTGTAACCGAAACGCTGCCCAATGATCATTTTACCGCATTGGGAACGCATAATGCATGGTGGGTGATCGGCATCTTTTTCCCGACATTTTTTCTGCTGATGGGTGAAAGCAGTATCTATCAAAAGTTTTTTGCAGCTAGAGATGAAGCGACGGCCAAAAAAGCTGTCATCGGCATGGTCATCGGCGTTCTTTTTGTAGAAGGTATGTTGTGCCTTCTGTCTATTATCGGCAGCGCCAAACATTGGTCCAATCCTATATTCAAAACGCCGGACGGCGGAATTGATCCTTCGATGTCGGAAACGGTCGTTCTGCATATCGCGCGATTTGATTTGCCGGAGGTCGCCGGTGCGTTATTGATGGCCGCGGCGGTAGCGATCATTTTATCTACGGCCAATACTTTTTTAATGATACCCTCGACCAATATTACACGCGACATTTATCAGCGCTTTATCAATCCGCAAGCCGATCAGAAAACGATCATCACCATGCAGCGTGTATTGATCGTAGTTATTGCGCTGGCGGCCTTCTTATTGGCGACGCAGTTTCAGACCATACTTGCCATGGCGTTTACCGCCTACACGATGGTCGGTGCAGGCATTACGCCTGTACTGCTTGCTAGCTTTTTATGGAAACGCGTTACGCCTCAGGGCGGTGTCGCTTCGATGGTTGCGAGTATGATCGTGACGGTCGGTATCACGGTAGCCAATGCCGTCATGGATCAACCGCTGCTTGAAGCCGATTATATTATCATTCCTGCAATCGTTTCTTCATTGGGATGTTTGATCTTTGTCAGCCTCATGACTAAACCGTCGCCGGAAGAAAAATACGCGCCCTTCATGAGCGCCGGGCAATAA
- a CDS encoding HEAT repeat domain-containing protein codes for MRNQDEEPLNEWDLPEEPDADEEDPEAAHIALTKEMYYTAIIENIYNEDTEKRREAIDLISHFECDPRLEEPLMKLIRSTDARFVMSGIVGLGNWRHTDGAEVLIEMINHPTPGVLWDIEMLQEALIALGRIGGQESLAFLKTYAHQRYHDHDGGEDTLGMAAIEAITEIATHGQHGAVEFLIEGCRSLAWNMREVCADCFSVVYAGKEQLPKNVYETLVALTKDENKNVRIAAYMSLDDIVGLDEKNKQILADARHKQVFGK; via the coding sequence ATGCGCAATCAGGACGAAGAACCACTCAATGAATGGGATTTGCCGGAAGAGCCGGATGCGGATGAGGAAGATCCGGAAGCCGCGCATATCGCGCTGACTAAAGAAATGTATTATACCGCGATCATTGAGAATATCTACAATGAAGATACCGAGAAACGTCGAGAAGCTATCGACTTGATCAGTCATTTTGAATGCGACCCGCGATTAGAAGAGCCGTTGATGAAGTTGATTCGTTCGACGGATGCACGATTTGTGATGTCGGGTATCGTCGGCCTCGGTAACTGGCGCCATACCGACGGCGCAGAAGTGCTTATCGAAATGATAAACCATCCGACACCGGGCGTACTTTGGGATATAGAGATGCTGCAGGAAGCGCTGATTGCATTGGGGCGCATCGGCGGGCAAGAGTCGCTTGCGTTTTTGAAAACGTATGCCCATCAGCGATACCACGATCATGACGGCGGCGAAGATACTTTGGGTATGGCGGCTATCGAAGCCATCACTGAAATCGCAACGCACGGTCAGCACGGCGCGGTCGAATTTCTGATCGAAGGGTGCCGCAGTCTTGCATGGAATATGCGCGAAGTCTGCGCCGACTGCTTCAGTGTCGTATATGCCGGTAAAGAACAATTACCTAAAAACGTGTACGAGACGTTAGTCGCGCTTACTAAGGACGAAAACAAAAATGTTCGTATTGCGGCGTATATGAGTTTAGACGACATTGTAGGGCTTGACGAAAAAAACAAACAGATACTCGCCGACGCACGGCATAAACAGGTTTTCGGAAAATAA
- a CDS encoding MarC family protein, whose amino-acid sequence MDAGSAIRTDTGGMFYSWTWIKWENFDLMNYNDYILAIIPVFVAIDVIGFMPLYITLTDGIPEPVKSRVLRQSILTAFLVTMTFLALGKAIFAFLGISISDFKIAGGIILFAIAINDLISSSDDRISNEVRDETTEIHINQNPTIGIVPIGIPLIVGPALLTTMMITIDSYGMGPTIFSVMINLLIVYGALHFSPYVLRITGRSGAKGIAKVFTILLAAIGVMMVRVGITEIINGKV is encoded by the coding sequence ATGGATGCGGGTTCTGCGATCCGGACGGACACCGGTGGAATGTTTTATTCATGGACATGGATAAAATGGGAAAATTTTGACCTTATGAATTATAATGACTATATCCTTGCGATCATACCGGTGTTTGTCGCTATTGATGTGATCGGTTTTATGCCGCTTTATATCACATTGACCGACGGCATACCCGAGCCCGTCAAATCGCGCGTACTACGCCAATCTATTCTGACAGCTTTTTTGGTTACGATGACTTTTTTGGCGCTTGGCAAGGCGATATTTGCTTTTCTCGGCATTTCGATCAGCGATTTCAAAATCGCCGGCGGTATTATTCTTTTTGCTATTGCCATCAATGATCTCATTTCCTCATCGGACGATCGCATCAGTAACGAAGTCCGCGATGAAACGACCGAAATACATATCAATCAGAATCCGACGATCGGCATCGTACCCATCGGTATACCGCTGATCGTGGGCCCGGCTTTACTCACAACTATGATGATCACGATCGACAGTTATGGTATGGGGCCGACGATTTTTAGTGTGATGATCAATCTGCTCATCGTTTACGGCGCTTTGCATTTTTCGCCGTATGTTCTACGTATTACGGGACGGAGCGGCGCCAAAGGCATCGCTAAAGTATTTACCATCTTATTAGCCGCGATCGGCGTTATGATGGTACGTGTCGGGATCACGGAAATTATTAACGGAAAAGTATAA
- a CDS encoding VOC family protein, which translates to MTKEMWLNLPVKDIKKARAFYSHLGFAFNSERDTEHTACMLVGDQDAGKETIVMLFSEHVFQSFTHHPIADTRHGSQVLFSIDAESREEVNHLAARAEAAGGKVFAKPAENTAWMYGCGFCDPDGHRWNVLFMDMDKMGKF; encoded by the coding sequence ATGACAAAAGAAATGTGGCTCAACCTGCCTGTCAAAGACATAAAAAAAGCCAGGGCATTTTATAGTCATCTCGGATTTGCGTTCAATTCAGAACGCGATACCGAACATACGGCGTGCATGCTGGTCGGCGATCAAGATGCCGGCAAAGAAACGATTGTCATGTTGTTTTCGGAGCATGTCTTCCAAAGTTTCACCCACCATCCGATTGCGGATACGCGCCACGGTTCGCAAGTTCTGTTTTCGATTGATGCGGAGAGTCGCGAGGAAGTGAATCACCTTGCGGCAAGAGCGGAAGCGGCCGGCGGAAAAGTATTTGCCAAACCGGCAGAAAATACGGCGTGGATGTATGGATGCGGGTTCTGCGATCCGGACGGACACCGGTGGAATGTTTTATTCATGGACATGGATAAAATGGGAAAATTTTGA
- the rsfS gene encoding ribosome silencing factor: MQMCRRVTEYMFEKKAEDVVIADLEGLSSAADFFVICTATSDMHAKAIADNVEDRLAQEGAKLHHKEGHQSLKWVLLDYVDVIVHVFQKDARSFYDLERLWGDAKFTKVRDTAGRA; this comes from the coding sequence ATGCAGATGTGTCGCCGTGTAACGGAATACATGTTTGAGAAAAAGGCTGAAGACGTTGTTATCGCCGATTTAGAAGGATTGTCCAGCGCTGCCGATTTTTTTGTGATATGTACGGCCACATCCGACATGCATGCCAAAGCCATTGCAGATAACGTGGAAGATCGCCTCGCTCAGGAAGGCGCTAAACTCCATCACAAAGAAGGTCACCAATCGCTGAAATGGGTTCTTTTGGATTATGTGGACGTTATCGTCCATGTTTTCCAAAAAGATGCGCGTTCGTTTTATGATCTCGAACGTCTCTGGGGCGACGCCAAATTTACCAAAGTGCGGGACACCGCCGGGCGCGCATAA